Proteins encoded together in one Nitrospirota bacterium window:
- a CDS encoding cyclic nucleotide-binding domain-containing protein, which yields MTTAGYVCGFIGAALTLASYWMKSMMPLRLVALAASGFFVAYGWLEAALPTLVLYSAMILINSKKAWEIRTLVRAIETAKSDAPIAEWLLPHMTRRQAKAGQTLWKKGDVATEMVYLESGTLRLVEHDEQLAPGSLIGEIGLFAPDNRRTLTVDCATDCTLYSLTKEGMAQLYFQNPKLGYHIMRLIVARLMRDAEKARQSPRLENTHRIQAEADPPLQP from the coding sequence ATGACGACGGCAGGCTATGTTTGCGGCTTCATCGGCGCCGCCCTCACACTGGCGAGCTACTGGATGAAGAGCATGATGCCATTGCGCCTGGTGGCGCTGGCAGCGAGCGGCTTTTTCGTGGCCTATGGATGGCTGGAAGCAGCGCTACCCACACTGGTGCTGTACAGCGCCATGATCCTGATCAACAGCAAGAAAGCCTGGGAGATACGCACGCTCGTCCGCGCGATTGAGACCGCAAAATCAGACGCGCCGATCGCTGAATGGCTGCTGCCGCACATGACGCGCCGCCAGGCCAAGGCCGGGCAGACGCTATGGAAGAAGGGCGATGTGGCCACCGAGATGGTCTATCTCGAGTCCGGCACGCTGCGCCTGGTCGAGCACGACGAACAATTGGCCCCCGGCTCGCTGATCGGCGAGATCGGCCTCTTCGCACCAGACAACAGGCGCACGCTGACGGTCGACTGCGCGACCGACTGTACATTATACAGCCTCACGAAAGAGGGCATGGCGCAGTTATACTTCCAGAACCCCAAGCTCGGCTACCACATCATGCGGTTAATCGTTGCCCGCCTGATGCGCGACGCCGAAAAGGCCCGTCAATCTCCCCGCCTCGAAAACACACACCGGATACAGGCTGAAGCCGATCCTCCCCTTCAGCCTTAA
- a CDS encoding response regulator transcription factor — MSILTAEDTARSLNGHKQSPRLQEQVGTGVILFNSTGHLLFVNSEAQAFIRQLQPLSTGENGACPIPEDILTVVRALVARLMHCDHPKDLESFQLERLCVAPGQQFLLRGLCIPDEPLARNSRCLVIMEKLNQHKLESTDADIQRLYHLTEREQMVIIYLKLGFTNKEIAGRMNLSEYTVKEHLKRIMHKTKTTTRTGLVGRMIFPTSEEPSRVPLRER; from the coding sequence ATGTCAATTCTCACAGCGGAAGACACTGCCCGATCGCTCAACGGACACAAGCAGTCACCGCGCCTCCAGGAACAAGTCGGTACCGGCGTCATCCTCTTCAATAGCACGGGTCATCTCTTGTTTGTAAACAGCGAAGCCCAGGCATTTATCCGGCAACTGCAGCCCCTCTCAACCGGAGAAAACGGCGCCTGTCCTATTCCCGAAGATATCCTCACCGTTGTCCGCGCCCTCGTCGCTCGCCTCATGCACTGTGATCATCCCAAGGACCTCGAATCCTTCCAATTGGAACGGCTCTGTGTTGCCCCCGGTCAGCAGTTCCTCCTTCGCGGTCTCTGTATTCCCGATGAACCCCTTGCGCGAAACAGCAGATGCCTCGTCATCATGGAAAAGCTGAATCAGCACAAACTCGAATCCACTGACGCAGACATCCAGCGGCTCTATCACCTGACCGAACGCGAACAAATGGTCATCATTTACCTCAAGCTCGGATTTACCAACAAAGAAATCGCCGGACGAATGAATCTCAGCGAATACACCGTCAAAGAACATCTGAAGCGGATTATGCATAAGACAAAAACCACAACCCGCACGGGCCTCGTGGGCCGCATGATCTTCCCGACATCTGAAGAACCATCCCGCGTGCCCCTTCGGGAGCGATAG
- the tadA gene encoding Flp pilus assembly complex ATPase component TadA gives MPELKVRDEELQKLLVEQLGVIDRADFDRASTLAQRLRSPLIHTLVEQGRIPQAFLLEQLARSWNVGFVNLTIGHVKGDIISTLQESFARKHLLIPFNREGDQLHVAMADPRERNVVSEIERITGLRVSPFLATEASIRRAQLLYKKELREILDRSTTEKTTDLTSAKQHDANESTIVDAVQRLLLYAAVTRASDIHIEPFELETVIRYRVDGVMREVFSLTSALQLPLVSRIKILSGMRIDERRIPQDGRFEANLDGFKVDLRVASVPTQWGEKVVLRILSKDNVIIDLEDLGLVPADYQIILRNIMKPFGMVLITGPTGSGKSTTLYAMLMRIGTERQNIVNISTIEEPVEYSIPRVNQTQVNHQTGVQFSTGLRALLRQDPDVIMVGEIRDKETAEIAVQAALVGRLLLSTLHTNDSTGSIPRLLDIGVEPYLLSSSLTLVVAQRLTRRICKNCRESVTPSSRILESIQSRPDFSETIDVLKRDGILRKSQTGLAGVRLYNGKGCTQCQGSGFTGRLGLFEIFEVDEDIRDLIMQRKPASFIRSTAIMKGMKTMFQDGLAKAFMGETTLEEVFRVAL, from the coding sequence ATGCCAGAGTTGAAGGTCCGCGACGAAGAACTTCAAAAGCTCTTGGTGGAACAGCTTGGAGTCATCGACCGAGCCGACTTCGACAGGGCAAGCACCCTCGCCCAACGGCTCAGATCTCCCCTGATCCATACGCTTGTCGAGCAGGGCCGCATTCCACAAGCCTTCTTGTTAGAGCAATTGGCCCGCAGTTGGAACGTCGGATTTGTCAACCTGACGATCGGCCACGTGAAGGGAGACATCATCAGCACCCTCCAAGAATCCTTCGCGCGCAAACATCTCCTCATTCCATTCAACCGCGAGGGCGACCAGCTGCATGTCGCCATGGCCGATCCTCGCGAGCGGAACGTTGTGAGTGAGATCGAGCGCATCACGGGGCTGCGCGTCAGTCCGTTTCTCGCGACAGAGGCATCGATCAGGCGGGCGCAACTGTTGTACAAGAAAGAGTTGCGGGAGATTCTCGACCGTTCGACGACGGAGAAGACGACTGATCTCACGTCGGCAAAGCAGCATGATGCAAACGAGTCGACCATCGTGGATGCAGTTCAACGGCTGCTGCTATACGCTGCCGTCACACGAGCGTCTGATATCCACATCGAGCCATTCGAGCTCGAAACGGTCATCCGTTACCGCGTGGACGGCGTGATGCGCGAGGTCTTCAGCCTCACGTCGGCGCTTCAGCTTCCTCTGGTCTCGCGCATCAAAATTCTGTCGGGCATGCGCATCGACGAGCGACGTATCCCGCAGGACGGCCGCTTCGAAGCCAACCTCGACGGCTTTAAGGTGGACCTCCGTGTCGCGTCAGTTCCCACACAGTGGGGAGAAAAAGTCGTCCTCCGGATTCTTTCAAAGGACAACGTCATCATCGATTTGGAGGACCTCGGACTGGTGCCCGCCGATTACCAGATTATTCTCAGAAATATCATGAAACCCTTCGGGATGGTGCTGATCACCGGCCCGACCGGATCGGGCAAATCGACGACGCTCTACGCCATGCTGATGCGGATCGGAACGGAACGCCAAAATATTGTCAACATCTCGACCATTGAAGAACCAGTCGAATACTCGATCCCAAGAGTCAACCAAACCCAGGTGAATCATCAAACAGGTGTCCAGTTTTCCACGGGGCTGAGGGCTCTGCTCCGCCAAGATCCCGACGTCATCATGGTCGGAGAGATCCGCGATAAAGAAACAGCCGAGATCGCTGTCCAGGCTGCCCTGGTTGGACGGCTTCTCCTCTCCACGCTGCATACCAACGACTCCACCGGAAGCATTCCTCGCTTGCTCGACATCGGAGTGGAGCCGTATCTGCTGTCATCGTCCCTGACCCTCGTGGTAGCCCAGCGGCTCACCCGTAGAATTTGCAAGAATTGCCGCGAGAGCGTGACGCCCAGCAGCCGGATTCTCGAATCCATCCAATCGCGCCCGGATTTCTCAGAAACGATCGATGTGCTCAAGCGAGACGGCATCTTGCGCAAATCGCAGACTGGGCTGGCAGGAGTCAGACTCTACAACGGGAAAGGCTGCACGCAATGCCAGGGCAGCGGTTTCACCGGTCGGCTCGGCCTGTTTGAGATCTTCGAAGTCGATGAGGATATTCGAGACTTGATTATGCAGCGGAAACCGGCGTCGTTTATCCGCTCGACCGCGATCATGAAGGGGATGAAGACGATGTTTCAAGATGGGCTGGCAAAGGCTTTCATGGGTGAAACAACCCTTGAAGAAGTCTTCCGTGTGGCCCTGTGA
- a CDS encoding response regulator has protein sequence MMKVVVADDDRMFRKAAETTLRRQGYSVTTASDGEEALQLIRSEQPDLIVLDLIMPKLQGFDVLQVLKQDDLTAHIPVIVLSSLAQDQDKQEALDLGAIAYFNKSAFSLSELVNQVEQTLTKGQGTCQS, from the coding sequence ATGATGAAGGTTGTGGTCGCGGATGACGACCGGATGTTCCGCAAAGCCGCAGAAACGACCCTGCGCCGGCAGGGCTACTCAGTGACCACCGCGTCTGATGGGGAAGAAGCCCTCCAACTCATCCGTTCTGAGCAACCGGATCTTATTGTCCTCGATCTGATCATGCCCAAGCTCCAGGGATTCGACGTCCTCCAGGTTCTCAAACAGGACGACCTCACAGCACACATCCCGGTGATCGTCTTAAGCAGTCTGGCTCAGGACCAAGATAAACAGGAGGCGCTGGACCTCGGAGCAATCGCCTACTTCAACAAATCCGCCTTCTCGCTCAGCGAGCTTGTCAACCAAGTCGAACAGACCCTTACCAAAGGACAAGGCACATGCCAGAGTTGA
- a CDS encoding Hpt domain-containing protein: MNLAQEEPTGIGAPVDFPAALGWVDGDQALLAELIGIFLEDCPRRLQELEQAASEGNAIGVRQSAHSLKGMVACFATRSAQRLAAEMEDLGKAGNLSKGPELLPTLLAEFARVMHHLKATDWQGKN, from the coding sequence ATGAACCTCGCTCAGGAAGAACCGACAGGGATCGGGGCTCCCGTGGACTTTCCAGCGGCGCTTGGCTGGGTCGATGGAGACCAGGCGCTCCTGGCTGAACTCATCGGAATATTTCTCGAGGACTGTCCCCGCAGACTCCAGGAGCTCGAGCAGGCGGCGAGCGAAGGCAATGCGATCGGCGTCAGGCAGAGCGCGCATAGTTTGAAAGGCATGGTCGCATGTTTCGCCACCAGATCGGCCCAGAGACTTGCGGCCGAGATGGAAGACCTGGGCAAGGCCGGGAACTTGTCGAAGGGCCCGGAGCTCCTTCCAACGTTGCTGGCGGAATTCGCTCGCGTCATGCATCACCTCAAGGCAACGGACTGGCAAGGAAAGAACTGA